A single region of the Gossypium arboreum isolate Shixiya-1 chromosome 12, ASM2569848v2, whole genome shotgun sequence genome encodes:
- the LOC108484681 gene encoding uncharacterized protein LOC108484681 isoform X4, whose translation MPSGTCNVANSVLHSSCTLLTVQLYTASTVVLVLQSIYYDYIYRWWKCRRIIADNMVEDEKKPLKPGKPGSGIPIPKASQKPNPRREYYYMSARSLAGSGTPPIGTYMRAAKSGPSAMELDSGSSSEDESAHVSSKKSATQPRPIPRSVANYGTFLAASINLPLGSRAWMEARSGFTSRRLLHSLLQEHSMIHSAFGQWLGWLMAAIYMGGRIPQIWLNIKRGSVEGLNPLMFIFALIANATYVASILVRTSEWENIKPNMPWLLDAAVCVALDLFIILQYVYYSFFRETVNSDAEDYGDDHMDASKRI comes from the exons ATGCCTTCTGGAACCTGCAACG TTGCCAACTCAGTTCTACACAGCTCTTGTACGCTACTGACAGTCCAg CTCTATACAGCGAGTACTGTGGTTCTAGTACTGCAAAGTATATACTATGATTATATCTATAGGTGGTGGAAATGTAGAAGGATCATTGCTGACAACATG GTTGAAGATGAGAAAAAACCATTGAAGCCTGGGAAACCTGGCTCAGGCATTCCCATTCCTAAGGCCTCACAAAAACCCAATCCTCGCAGGGAGTATTACTACAT GTCGGCTAGATCTTTGGCTGGCAGTGGCACTCCACCTATCGGAACATATATGAGAGCAGCTAAAAGTGGCCCTTCAGCTATGGAACTCGACAGTGGTTCCTCCTCAGAAGATGAATCAGCTCATGTTTCATCCAAAAAGTCCGCCACTCAACCTAGGCCAATCCCAAGATCC GTTGCAAATTATGGTACATTTCTGGCTGCCTCAATCAACTTGCCTTTAGGAAGTAGGGCATGGATGGAAGCAAGATCTGGCTTTACCAGTCGAAGACTATTACAT TCTCTGTTGCAGGAACACAGTATGATCCACAGCGCCTTTGGGCAGTGGCTGGGATGGCTAATGGCCGCCATATACATGGGCGGCCGAATCCCTCAGATATGGTTAAAT ATCAAAAGAGGCAGTGTTGAG GGCTTGAATCCTCTCATGTTCATCTTTGCACTGATAGCTAATGCTACATATGTGGCAAG TATTCTAGTGAGAACCAGTGAATGGGAAAACATTAAGCCTAACATGCCATGGCTGCTGGATGCTGCAGTTTGCGTGGCACTCGACTTATTT ATCATATTACAGTATGTGTATTACTCCTTTTTCAGAGAGACAGTTAACAGTGATGCAGAAGATTATGGAGATGATCACATGGATGCAAGTAAAAGAATCTAA
- the LOC108484681 gene encoding probable vacuolar amino acid transporter YPQ3 isoform X2: MSRSQAYCVKENKPCNVWVERYFKDCLCNLKDDLSFGFGLTSLVCWGVAEIPQIITNFKTKSSHGVSLLFLLTWVVGDVFNLVGCLLEPATLPTQFYTALLYTASTVVLVLQSIYYDYIYRWWKCRRIIADNMVEDEKKPLKPGKPGSGIPIPKASQKPNPRREYYYMSARSLAGSGTPPIGTYMRAAKSGPSAMELDSGSSSEDESAHVSSKKSATQPRPIPRSVANYGTFLAASINLPLGSRAWMEARSGFTSRRLLHEHSMIHSAFGQWLGWLMAAIYMGGRIPQIWLNIKRGSVEGLNPLMFIFALIANATYVASILVRTSEWENIKPNMPWLLDAAVCVALDLFIILQYVYYSFFRETVNSDAEDYGDDHMDASKRI, from the exons aTGTCTCGGTCTCAAGCTTACTGTGTTAAGGAAAACAAGCCCTGCAATGTGTGGGTTGAGAGATATTTCAAAGACTGTCTTTGCAATCTAAAGGATGATTTGTCTTTTGGTTTTGGGTTAACTAGTCTTGTCTGCTGGGGAGTTGCAGAGATTCCTCAAATCATCACCAACTTCAAAACCAAGTCCAGCCATGGagtttcccttctttttcttctcaCTTGGGTTGTTGG TGATGTGTTCAACCTTGTTGGATGCCTTCTGGAACCTGCAACG TTGCCAACTCAGTTCTACACAGCTCTT CTCTATACAGCGAGTACTGTGGTTCTAGTACTGCAAAGTATATACTATGATTATATCTATAGGTGGTGGAAATGTAGAAGGATCATTGCTGACAACATG GTTGAAGATGAGAAAAAACCATTGAAGCCTGGGAAACCTGGCTCAGGCATTCCCATTCCTAAGGCCTCACAAAAACCCAATCCTCGCAGGGAGTATTACTACAT GTCGGCTAGATCTTTGGCTGGCAGTGGCACTCCACCTATCGGAACATATATGAGAGCAGCTAAAAGTGGCCCTTCAGCTATGGAACTCGACAGTGGTTCCTCCTCAGAAGATGAATCAGCTCATGTTTCATCCAAAAAGTCCGCCACTCAACCTAGGCCAATCCCAAGATCC GTTGCAAATTATGGTACATTTCTGGCTGCCTCAATCAACTTGCCTTTAGGAAGTAGGGCATGGATGGAAGCAAGATCTGGCTTTACCAGTCGAAGACTATTACAT GAACACAGTATGATCCACAGCGCCTTTGGGCAGTGGCTGGGATGGCTAATGGCCGCCATATACATGGGCGGCCGAATCCCTCAGATATGGTTAAAT ATCAAAAGAGGCAGTGTTGAG GGCTTGAATCCTCTCATGTTCATCTTTGCACTGATAGCTAATGCTACATATGTGGCAAG TATTCTAGTGAGAACCAGTGAATGGGAAAACATTAAGCCTAACATGCCATGGCTGCTGGATGCTGCAGTTTGCGTGGCACTCGACTTATTT ATCATATTACAGTATGTGTATTACTCCTTTTTCAGAGAGACAGTTAACAGTGATGCAGAAGATTATGGAGATGATCACATGGATGCAAGTAAAAGAATCTAA
- the LOC108484681 gene encoding probable vacuolar amino acid transporter YPQ1 isoform X1 encodes MSRSQAYCVKENKPCNVWVERYFKDCLCNLKDDLSFGFGLTSLVCWGVAEIPQIITNFKTKSSHGVSLLFLLTWVVGDVFNLVGCLLEPATLPTQFYTALLYTASTVVLVLQSIYYDYIYRWWKCRRIIADNMVEDEKKPLKPGKPGSGIPIPKASQKPNPRREYYYMSARSLAGSGTPPIGTYMRAAKSGPSAMELDSGSSSEDESAHVSSKKSATQPRPIPRSVANYGTFLAASINLPLGSRAWMEARSGFTSRRLLHSLLQEHSMIHSAFGQWLGWLMAAIYMGGRIPQIWLNIKRGSVEGLNPLMFIFALIANATYVASILVRTSEWENIKPNMPWLLDAAVCVALDLFIILQYVYYSFFRETVNSDAEDYGDDHMDASKRI; translated from the exons aTGTCTCGGTCTCAAGCTTACTGTGTTAAGGAAAACAAGCCCTGCAATGTGTGGGTTGAGAGATATTTCAAAGACTGTCTTTGCAATCTAAAGGATGATTTGTCTTTTGGTTTTGGGTTAACTAGTCTTGTCTGCTGGGGAGTTGCAGAGATTCCTCAAATCATCACCAACTTCAAAACCAAGTCCAGCCATGGagtttcccttctttttcttctcaCTTGGGTTGTTGG TGATGTGTTCAACCTTGTTGGATGCCTTCTGGAACCTGCAACG TTGCCAACTCAGTTCTACACAGCTCTT CTCTATACAGCGAGTACTGTGGTTCTAGTACTGCAAAGTATATACTATGATTATATCTATAGGTGGTGGAAATGTAGAAGGATCATTGCTGACAACATG GTTGAAGATGAGAAAAAACCATTGAAGCCTGGGAAACCTGGCTCAGGCATTCCCATTCCTAAGGCCTCACAAAAACCCAATCCTCGCAGGGAGTATTACTACAT GTCGGCTAGATCTTTGGCTGGCAGTGGCACTCCACCTATCGGAACATATATGAGAGCAGCTAAAAGTGGCCCTTCAGCTATGGAACTCGACAGTGGTTCCTCCTCAGAAGATGAATCAGCTCATGTTTCATCCAAAAAGTCCGCCACTCAACCTAGGCCAATCCCAAGATCC GTTGCAAATTATGGTACATTTCTGGCTGCCTCAATCAACTTGCCTTTAGGAAGTAGGGCATGGATGGAAGCAAGATCTGGCTTTACCAGTCGAAGACTATTACAT TCTCTGTTGCAGGAACACAGTATGATCCACAGCGCCTTTGGGCAGTGGCTGGGATGGCTAATGGCCGCCATATACATGGGCGGCCGAATCCCTCAGATATGGTTAAAT ATCAAAAGAGGCAGTGTTGAG GGCTTGAATCCTCTCATGTTCATCTTTGCACTGATAGCTAATGCTACATATGTGGCAAG TATTCTAGTGAGAACCAGTGAATGGGAAAACATTAAGCCTAACATGCCATGGCTGCTGGATGCTGCAGTTTGCGTGGCACTCGACTTATTT ATCATATTACAGTATGTGTATTACTCCTTTTTCAGAGAGACAGTTAACAGTGATGCAGAAGATTATGGAGATGATCACATGGATGCAAGTAAAAGAATCTAA
- the LOC108484681 gene encoding probable vacuolar amino acid transporter YPQ1 isoform X3: protein MSRSQAYCVKENKPCNVWVERYFKDCLCNLKDDLSFGFGLTSLVCWGVAEIPQIITNFKTKSSHGVSLLFLLTWVVGDVFNLVGCLLEPATLPTQFYTALVEDEKKPLKPGKPGSGIPIPKASQKPNPRREYYYMSARSLAGSGTPPIGTYMRAAKSGPSAMELDSGSSSEDESAHVSSKKSATQPRPIPRSVANYGTFLAASINLPLGSRAWMEARSGFTSRRLLHSLLQEHSMIHSAFGQWLGWLMAAIYMGGRIPQIWLNIKRGSVEGLNPLMFIFALIANATYVASILVRTSEWENIKPNMPWLLDAAVCVALDLFIILQYVYYSFFRETVNSDAEDYGDDHMDASKRI, encoded by the exons aTGTCTCGGTCTCAAGCTTACTGTGTTAAGGAAAACAAGCCCTGCAATGTGTGGGTTGAGAGATATTTCAAAGACTGTCTTTGCAATCTAAAGGATGATTTGTCTTTTGGTTTTGGGTTAACTAGTCTTGTCTGCTGGGGAGTTGCAGAGATTCCTCAAATCATCACCAACTTCAAAACCAAGTCCAGCCATGGagtttcccttctttttcttctcaCTTGGGTTGTTGG TGATGTGTTCAACCTTGTTGGATGCCTTCTGGAACCTGCAACG TTGCCAACTCAGTTCTACACAGCTCTT GTTGAAGATGAGAAAAAACCATTGAAGCCTGGGAAACCTGGCTCAGGCATTCCCATTCCTAAGGCCTCACAAAAACCCAATCCTCGCAGGGAGTATTACTACAT GTCGGCTAGATCTTTGGCTGGCAGTGGCACTCCACCTATCGGAACATATATGAGAGCAGCTAAAAGTGGCCCTTCAGCTATGGAACTCGACAGTGGTTCCTCCTCAGAAGATGAATCAGCTCATGTTTCATCCAAAAAGTCCGCCACTCAACCTAGGCCAATCCCAAGATCC GTTGCAAATTATGGTACATTTCTGGCTGCCTCAATCAACTTGCCTTTAGGAAGTAGGGCATGGATGGAAGCAAGATCTGGCTTTACCAGTCGAAGACTATTACAT TCTCTGTTGCAGGAACACAGTATGATCCACAGCGCCTTTGGGCAGTGGCTGGGATGGCTAATGGCCGCCATATACATGGGCGGCCGAATCCCTCAGATATGGTTAAAT ATCAAAAGAGGCAGTGTTGAG GGCTTGAATCCTCTCATGTTCATCTTTGCACTGATAGCTAATGCTACATATGTGGCAAG TATTCTAGTGAGAACCAGTGAATGGGAAAACATTAAGCCTAACATGCCATGGCTGCTGGATGCTGCAGTTTGCGTGGCACTCGACTTATTT ATCATATTACAGTATGTGTATTACTCCTTTTTCAGAGAGACAGTTAACAGTGATGCAGAAGATTATGGAGATGATCACATGGATGCAAGTAAAAGAATCTAA
- the LOC108485416 gene encoding probable calcium-binding protein CML41 produces the protein MATTKVSKASKWFSNKTLRLSLHRRRSKSSSSSTFTSPASSPSSPCERPKRPHQVDEMKQVFRYFDGDDDGKISALELRACFGSIGEYMSHEDAQMVINELDSDGDSMLDYEDFLKLMKIEKRDDDDDLKKAFEMFELEKGSGCITPRGLQKMLNRLGDAKSYDECVAMIQVYDIDGNGVLDFHEFHQMMA, from the coding sequence ATGGCGACCACTAAAGTTTCCAAAGCTTCCAAATGGTTCTCAAACAAGACTCTTAGGTTAAGCCTTCACCGCCGTCGATCCAAGTCTTCTAGCTCCTCCACCTTCACCTCTCCTGCTTCATCACCTTCCTCTCCTTGTGAAAGACCCAAAAGGCCTCACCAAGTGGACGAGATGAAACAAGTGTTTCGCTATTTCGATGGCGATGATGATGGGAAAATCTCGGCTCTCGAACTTAGGGCATGCTTCGGCTCCATCGGAGAGTACATGTCACATGAAGATGCTCAAATGGTGATCAACGAACTAGATTCCGACGGGGATAGCATGTTGGACTATGAAGATTTCTTGAAGCTAATGAAAATAGAAAAGCgggatgatgatgatgatctGAAGAAAGCGTTCGAGATGTTCGAGTTGGAGAAAGGTTCGGGTTGCATAACTCCCAGAGGGTTGCAAAAGATGTTGAATCGCCTTGGGGATGCAAAGTCTTATGATGAATGTGTCGCCATGATTCAGGTTTATGATATCGATGGTAATGGGGTGCTTGATTTTCATGAGTTCCACCAAATGATGGCTTAA